One region of Flavobacterium pisciphilum genomic DNA includes:
- a CDS encoding FecR family protein produces the protein MDEKKLDEELKKIWDETPIKHSNSVKEASWEEFHSKAFPSKKRTFKWRNYAAAAAVIFLIIGTGIYLTKESQQTNISFAGTSIENTTSQVKTVFLPDSSKVELAAYSKIEYANNFASNRKIGVEGEAYFKVKKDKEHPFQVFCNETTTTVLGTSFVVKGNDKKEVVVELYEGSVQMNVNGQDGKWILKPGEKFTYNNNTVLVADFNRFVDFDNQNISDVIAYVKSNYGYKMILPTEYSNKKITLRINKKEDLKTIVQLMSEMYNLNFETNEELKQVTFQ, from the coding sequence ATGGATGAGAAAAAACTAGATGAAGAATTAAAAAAAATATGGGATGAAACTCCTATAAAACATTCCAATAGTGTAAAAGAAGCTTCATGGGAAGAATTCCATTCTAAAGCTTTCCCTTCAAAGAAACGAACTTTTAAGTGGCGTAACTATGCGGCGGCGGCGGCAGTAATTTTTTTGATTATTGGAACTGGCATTTATTTAACCAAAGAATCACAACAAACTAATATTTCATTTGCTGGAACTAGCATTGAAAATACAACTTCTCAAGTAAAAACGGTATTCTTACCAGATAGTTCAAAGGTAGAATTAGCAGCTTATTCTAAAATTGAATATGCTAATAATTTTGCTAGTAATAGAAAGATTGGAGTAGAAGGTGAGGCATACTTTAAAGTAAAAAAAGACAAAGAACATCCTTTTCAAGTGTTCTGTAATGAAACAACAACAACGGTTTTAGGAACCTCTTTCGTTGTAAAAGGAAATGATAAAAAAGAAGTAGTTGTAGAGCTTTATGAAGGTAGTGTCCAGATGAATGTAAATGGACAGGACGGAAAATGGATACTGAAACCAGGTGAAAAATTCACGTATAACAATAATACAGTCTTAGTGGCAGATTTTAACCGATTTGTAGATTTTGATAATCAAAATATTAGTGACGTTATAGCCTATGTTAAGAGTAATTACGGTTATAAAATGATTCTTCCTACTGAATATAGTAACAAGAAAATAACATTACGAATAAACAAAAAAGAAGATTTAAAAACGATTGTCCAATTAATGTCAGAAATGTATAACCTAAACTTCGAAACCAATGAAGAATTAAAGCAAGTTACTTTTCAATAG
- a CDS encoding RNA polymerase sigma factor: MDNRKFILSLKKGNEAAFKEVYLNYYDRLISIAKRFDFKVLTPEDFVQESFLRLYDKRELLHEDILFDKQLFTICKNIIINHINRENKIIHLDPSKSEIADEDPDTGNFEERKELLYNYINQLPEQQQKIFTLHKLENLSYKEIAAMTDLSEKTIANHIYLASKFIRKKIEEH, encoded by the coding sequence ATGGACAATAGGAAGTTTATATTGAGTTTAAAAAAAGGTAATGAAGCAGCCTTCAAAGAGGTTTATTTAAATTATTATGATAGACTTATAAGTATTGCCAAAAGATTTGACTTTAAAGTTCTTACTCCAGAAGACTTTGTCCAAGAAAGTTTTTTAAGATTATATGATAAAAGAGAATTACTTCATGAAGATATTCTGTTTGACAAACAATTGTTTACAATCTGCAAGAACATCATCATTAATCATATAAATAGAGAAAATAAAATAATTCATCTCGATCCTTCTAAATCTGAAATCGCAGATGAAGATCCCGATACAGGAAATTTTGAAGAAAGAAAAGAATTATTATATAATTACATAAATCAGCTTCCGGAGCAGCAACAAAAAATATTTACTTTACACAAACTGGAAAACCTTAGTTATAAGGAGATTGCGGCGATGACAGATCTTTCTGAGAAGACCATTGCCAATCATATTTATCTTGCCAGTAAATTTATTCGAAAAAAAATCGAAGAGCATTAG
- a CDS encoding amino acid permease, producing the protein MKKNHEDVEENQLKRGLSNRHIQLIALGGSIGTGLFLGIGPAAVLAGPSVILGYAVAGIIAFFIMRQLGEMVVEEPVSGSFSHFAYKYCGSFAGFASGWNYWILYILVSMAELTAIGVYVQFWWPEIPLWASSLFFFLVINALNFASVKVYGETEFWFSIIKVVAIIAMILFGTYLLISGTGGEQATIHNLYNDGGFFPKGLFEKTTTGSFQGLLSAMALIMFSFGGLELIGITAAEAENPEKNIPKATNQVIYRILIFYVGALVILFALSPWQQITTDSSPFVMVFQNLNGMEFELFGQKIFFTRLIANVLNVIVLTAALSVYNSSVYSNSRMLYGLADQGNAPKFLMKLNKQSVPINAILISSCFAAICILINKVIPEEAFSILMSLVVSSLIINWVMISYTHLKFRDAKDKENAKTKFPSLFYPISNYICFIFLLGILSIMWITNMKLSVELIPIWLGILFICYKVFKTKK; encoded by the coding sequence GTGAAAAAAAACCATGAAGACGTAGAAGAAAATCAGCTTAAACGTGGGCTGAGCAACCGCCACATTCAATTAATAGCCTTAGGTGGCTCAATTGGAACAGGTCTTTTCCTAGGTATTGGTCCAGCAGCTGTATTAGCCGGTCCATCAGTTATTTTAGGTTATGCTGTTGCTGGAATTATCGCCTTTTTTATTATGAGGCAACTTGGTGAAATGGTTGTTGAAGAACCTGTATCAGGAAGTTTTAGTCATTTTGCCTATAAATATTGTGGTTCTTTTGCGGGTTTTGCATCAGGTTGGAATTATTGGATTTTGTATATTTTAGTTAGTATGGCTGAACTTACAGCCATTGGTGTTTATGTGCAGTTTTGGTGGCCTGAAATTCCGCTGTGGGCATCCAGTTTATTTTTCTTTTTGGTTATTAATGCTTTGAATTTTGCTTCTGTAAAAGTTTATGGAGAAACTGAATTCTGGTTTTCAATCATAAAAGTTGTTGCCATTATTGCAATGATACTCTTTGGTACGTACTTGCTAATCAGTGGAACAGGAGGGGAGCAAGCTACAATTCATAATTTATATAACGATGGTGGTTTCTTTCCAAAAGGACTCTTTGAAAAAACTACTACTGGTAGTTTTCAAGGTTTATTATCGGCAATGGCTCTAATTATGTTCTCCTTTGGTGGTTTAGAACTAATCGGAATTACGGCTGCTGAAGCAGAAAATCCAGAAAAAAATATTCCGAAAGCTACAAATCAGGTTATCTATAGAATTCTTATATTTTATGTTGGTGCTTTGGTTATTCTGTTTGCTTTGTCACCTTGGCAGCAAATCACTACAGATAGTAGTCCATTTGTAATGGTTTTCCAAAATTTAAACGGAATGGAATTCGAGTTGTTTGGTCAAAAAATATTCTTTACCCGCCTTATTGCTAATGTGCTTAATGTAATCGTATTAACTGCAGCTTTATCAGTATATAACAGTAGTGTATACAGCAATTCACGTATGTTATATGGTTTAGCAGATCAAGGTAATGCTCCTAAGTTTTTAATGAAGTTAAATAAACAATCAGTACCAATTAATGCAATTTTAATTTCTTCATGCTTTGCAGCTATTTGTATTTTAATAAATAAGGTAATTCCAGAAGAGGCTTTTAGTATTTTGATGTCTTTGGTAGTATCTTCTTTAATTATTAACTGGGTTATGATTTCTTATACGCATTTAAAATTTAGAGATGCGAAAGACAAGGAAAATGCAAAGACTAAGTTTCCTTCGCTGTTTTATCCAATAAGCAATTATATTTGTTTTATATTCCTATTAGGTATTTTATCAATCATGTGGATTACTAATATGAAGTTATCCGTAGAATTAATTCCTATTTGGTTGGGGATTCTTTTTATATGTTATAAAGTTTTTAAAACAAAAAAATAA
- a CDS encoding pentapeptide repeat-containing protein codes for MKIYCEDGKSLNLPFENLKGINMDNLDFHRAKLENTDLTGSSLINTNLRGAFLFGATVKNCNFNDAILITVDMRQCIMDSSNFKGSIIYFASFNDSSLINCDFSEAKVERTDFTNCNLVGANMNCIGLETAILNGAIYDGKTIWPEKFNPKSFGAIYKE; via the coding sequence ATGAAAATTTATTGTGAAGATGGGAAGTCTCTAAACTTACCCTTTGAAAACTTGAAAGGTATTAATATGGACAATTTAGATTTCCATAGGGCTAAATTGGAAAATACCGATTTAACAGGTAGTAGTTTAATTAATACAAATTTAAGAGGAGCTTTTCTTTTTGGAGCAACTGTAAAGAATTGTAATTTTAACGATGCAATCTTAATTACGGTAGATATGCGTCAGTGCATTATGGATAGCTCAAATTTTAAAGGCTCAATTATCTATTTTGCATCTTTTAATGATTCTAGTCTTATTAATTGCGATTTTAGCGAAGCGAAAGTTGAGCGCACAGATTTTACAAATTGTAATCTTGTGGGTGCTAATATGAATTGTATTGGATTAGAAACTGCAATTCTTAATGGGGCAATATATGATGGTAAAACTATTTGGCCTGAAAAATTCAATCCAAAATCTTTTGGAGCAATTTATAAAGAATGA
- a CDS encoding RHS repeat domain-containing protein: MQYFPTAEGYVNNTPVNGTNSYNYVFNYTDHLVNVRLSYKKNAQNVLEILEENNYYPFGLKHEGYNTDNKQQNYKYKYNGKELQDELGLNMYDYGARNYDPAIGRWMNIDLLGEISESESPFQYVHNNPIIFVDPTGLTGEAFETVYKDTKGNTLLDTNDGSNDIIVVPNSQLKKFKELIKNTSTSMSDSQEWNDNMKASFLGMKTVNQMNSLLDGFTTQWSRQNAINYLQNPTLGNALAMSYSEALSQWSDPQKLIAAASTAVLGFRPRAATIPIEVTEESIAKALKGSNMRTAQGAVSIPAVERYVRMLENGSVPPPIKVAGDIIVDGNHRYIAGRLVGTTPPTVPGSISASQANKVVPIQNTVATKVDWGNH, from the coding sequence TTGCAATATTTTCCAACAGCTGAGGGCTATGTAAACAATACTCCTGTAAATGGTACAAACAGTTATAATTATGTGTTTAATTATACAGATCATTTAGTAAACGTTCGCCTTAGCTACAAAAAAAATGCTCAAAACGTTCTTGAAATTCTTGAAGAGAATAATTATTACCCGTTTGGATTAAAACATGAGGGGTATAATACCGATAATAAACAACAAAATTATAAGTATAAATACAACGGAAAAGAATTGCAGGATGAACTGGGGCTTAATATGTACGATTATGGAGCACGTAATTATGACCCAGCAATTGGTAGATGGATGAACATTGACCTTTTGGGAGAAATATCAGAAAGCGAATCACCATTTCAATATGTACATAATAATCCTATAATTTTTGTAGACCCAACTGGATTAACTGGAGAGGCTTTTGAAACAGTTTATAAAGACACGAAAGGAAATACATTATTGGATACAAATGATGGTAGTAATGATATTATCGTTGTTCCTAATAGCCAATTGAAGAAGTTTAAAGAATTAATAAAGAATACTTCAACAAGTATGTCTGATTCACAGGAGTGGAACGACAATATGAAGGCAAGTTTTCTAGGCATGAAAACTGTTAATCAAATGAATTCTTTATTGGACGGATTTACTACTCAGTGGTCAAGACAAAATGCAATAAATTATTTGCAAAACCCAACATTAGGGAATGCTTTGGCAATGTCTTATAGTGAAGCGTTAAGTCAATGGTCAGACCCTCAAAAATTGATTGCGGCTGCTTCAACGGCTGTGTTAGGTTTTCGTCCTAGAGCTGCAACTATTCCTATTGAAGTAACTGAGGAATCTATTGCTAAAGCTTTAAAAGGTTCTAATATGCGTACCGCTCAAGGTGCTGTATCAATACCAGCAGTTGAAAGATATGTAAGAATGTTAGAAAATGGCTCAGTGCCTCCGCCAATTAAAGTAGCTGGTGATATTATTGTAGATGGTAATCATAGATATATTGCTGGAAGATTAGTAGGAACTACCCCCCCAACTGTTCCTGGTTCCATTTCAGCTAGTCAAGCGAATAAGGTTGTTCCTATTCAGAATACAGTCGCAACAAAGGTAGATTGGGGTAATCATTAA
- a CDS encoding RHS repeat-associated core domain-containing protein: MRLSYKKNAQNVLEILEENNYYSFGLKYEGYNTDNKQPNYKYKYNGKELQDESIGGIQLNLYDFGARNYDPALGRWMNMDAMSEKYTDLSPYNYTINNPVNVIDPDGNDIILLIWLSQNGDVGHAALAISNYKKDKDGNYVTDKKGNNIEDGTYTYYDFEPAEGIGEKNYDKSVRGKVNKRGNMTMKDIENSNPAFTDKPQEIDGILRVKTSSSYDEKIKDKLENNVKNSMYNLIKNNCTDFVAKAFRDGVGKEEVTDVNGNKVNIVTQYRLFKDLKESTGTKVIRNPGSEVKKNCPTKV; encoded by the coding sequence ATTCGCCTTAGCTACAAAAAAAATGCTCAAAACGTTCTTGAAATTCTTGAAGAGAATAATTATTACTCGTTTGGTTTAAAATATGAGGGATATAATACCGACAATAAACAACCAAATTATAAGTATAAGTACAACGGCAAGGAACTGCAAGACGAGAGTATTGGCGGGATTCAGTTGAATTTATATGACTTTGGAGCAAGAAATTATGACCCAGCTCTTGGTCGCTGGATGAATATGGATGCTATGTCTGAAAAATATACTGATTTATCCCCTTATAATTACACAATTAATAATCCAGTAAATGTAATTGACCCTGATGGTAATGATATAATACTTTTGATTTGGCTTTCTCAAAATGGAGATGTAGGCCATGCGGCTTTGGCTATTAGTAATTATAAAAAAGATAAGGATGGGAATTATGTTACAGACAAAAAAGGAAATAATATTGAAGATGGAACATATACCTATTATGATTTTGAACCAGCAGAAGGGATTGGTGAAAAAAATTATGATAAAAGTGTTCGTGGTAAAGTAAATAAAAGGGGAAATATGACAATGAAAGATATTGAAAATAGTAATCCTGCATTTACAGATAAACCACAAGAAATAGATGGAATTTTAAGAGTAAAAACTTCTTCTAGCTATGACGAGAAAATTAAGGATAAGTTAGAGAATAATGTAAAAAATAGCATGTACAATTTAATCAAAAACAATTGTACTGATTTTGTTGCAAAAGCTTTTAGAGATGGTGTGGGGAAAGAAGAAGTAACAGATGTAAATGGAAATAAAGTTAATATTGTAACACAATATAGATTATTTAAGGATTTAAAAGAGTCTACTGGAACTAAAGTAATAAGAAATCCAGGAAGTGAAGTTAAAAAAAACTGCCCAACAAAGGTATAA
- a CDS encoding RHS repeat-associated core domain-containing protein, whose protein sequence is MLEENNYYPFGLKHEGYNTDNKQPNYKYKYNGKELQDELGLNMYDYGARNYDPSLGSWMNIDPKAEKYYNIGSYVYVVNNPIFYIDPDGRDILPWIVHHLKKPSLDDINQYGYFTPKLLSTMKEVMSTTTGRNYLSQFMKKGQNFSGYKADKNGKYSDVNLNIIQYDLQGNDKKFNGIKGAAFRDGTVSVTENNEKLNISIWTFGEDLETITHELFAHNSGIIDEIISAFRKGGIKEVEKVNDNGPSEDDDHRALRDLDNSHEGVKNYIEFWNELAKKEDKKRKIFEQIRETNNHKYEGL, encoded by the coding sequence ATTCTTGAAGAGAATAATTATTACCCGTTTGGTTTAAAACATGAGGGATATAATACCGATAATAAACAACCAAATTATAAGTATAAGTACAACGGAAAAGAGCTACAAGACGAGCTGGGGCTTAACATGTACGACTATGGAGCTAGAAATTATGATCCTTCATTAGGGAGTTGGATGAATATTGATCCTAAAGCAGAAAAATATTATAATATTGGATCATATGTGTATGTTGTGAATAATCCAATATTTTATATTGATCCTGATGGAAGAGATATACTACCTTGGATTGTACATCACCTTAAAAAACCTTCTCTTGATGATATAAATCAATATGGTTATTTTACTCCGAAACTTCTCTCTACTATGAAAGAAGTAATGTCTACGACCACAGGGAGAAATTATCTATCACAATTTATGAAAAAAGGCCAAAACTTTAGTGGTTACAAAGCTGATAAAAATGGTAAGTATTCAGATGTTAATCTAAATATTATTCAATATGATTTACAAGGAAACGATAAAAAATTTAACGGAATAAAAGGAGCTGCATTTAGAGATGGTACAGTAAGCGTTACTGAAAATAATGAAAAATTGAATATTTCTATTTGGACCTTTGGGGAAGATTTAGAAACTATCACACACGAGCTTTTTGCACATAACTCAGGTATAATTGATGAAATAATTAGTGCTTTTAGAAAGGGCGGTATAAAAGAAGTAGAAAAGGTAAATGATAATGGACCTTCTGAAGATGATGATCATAGAGCTTTAAGAGATTTGGATAATAGCCACGAAGGAGTTAAGAACTATATTGAATTTTGGAATGAGCTTGCAAAAAAAGAGGATAAAAAAAGAAAGATATTCGAACAGATACGAGAAACCAACAACCATAAATATGAAGGACTATAG
- a CDS encoding toxin-antitoxin system YwqK family antitoxin: protein MKNRYKVVVSILLVIILGFIILFFFLKDEKVHVLKKYDPKTKRTTSIEFIIKNGDTILQGKYMYFNEQGNKISEGNFIDGHIKGKTINYYDNGKIESIVYHKNPEIIEEGTYYDRNGMIESYIMYDDFGKSSFIISFDEKGPKRFDGHTILEIYQYKFNHKNEFNTKTEQVLKVGDILKYKYLVAKIPNTTRSFKVENIDVDNSKVKRTIVEKIPVGVEVEEILTKKGINTIKAIVQYKFHDKVTPIINDTISFKVKVN from the coding sequence ATGAAAAATAGATATAAAGTAGTAGTTTCAATTTTACTAGTTATAATATTAGGCTTTATAATTTTATTCTTTTTTTTAAAGGATGAAAAAGTACATGTTTTAAAAAAGTATGACCCAAAAACAAAAAGAACTACTTCAATTGAATTTATAATTAAAAATGGAGATACCATACTTCAAGGCAAGTATATGTACTTTAATGAACAGGGAAATAAAATATCTGAAGGAAATTTTATAGATGGTCATATTAAAGGGAAAACAATTAACTACTATGATAATGGGAAAATTGAATCCATTGTTTATCATAAAAACCCAGAAATTATAGAAGAAGGTACATACTATGATCGAAATGGTATGATCGAAAGTTATATTATGTATGATGATTTTGGAAAATCTTCATTTATTATTAGTTTTGATGAGAAAGGACCAAAGAGGTTTGATGGTCATACTATATTAGAAATCTATCAATATAAATTTAATCATAAAAATGAGTTTAATACTAAGACTGAACAAGTTTTAAAGGTAGGAGATATTTTAAAGTATAAGTATTTAGTGGCTAAAATTCCTAATACAACACGAAGTTTCAAAGTAGAAAATATTGATGTTGATAATTCAAAAGTTAAAAGAACTATTGTAGAAAAGATACCAGTTGGGGTCGAGGTTGAAGAAATTTTAACAAAAAAGGGAATAAATACAATTAAAGCTATTGTTCAGTATAAATTTCATGATAAAGTTACTCCAATTATAAATGATACTATTTCTTTTAAAGTCAAAGTAAATTAA
- a CDS encoding DUF4465 domain-containing protein codes for MKKVLYFLTVGLLLGLSSCSSEDDQVINGGANATVNSTNLTKRIVADPGIGTTTTLNLTSGLLANGITTTGGKYWENTYVSNTKLNVDIFTFSHTAVSSGYNYWDGFIVSNVNDITNYGSGAGTGGSNGWVPNQWGAMAGSGFGTSSTTTPGSPGTPGDPYIVAYWSSYQDPKNPAGTTFSESSFSNWVKIGDTGLYDVKGLKINMHPWPYYGCLYGDGFAQPFNQGDRFELLIYGVNQNGIISAPIVHSLADYTGSSLVMPTGWKNVNTTNLQNLGAVKYLIFQMYSSDSHPIYGMNTAAYFCLDKLSVKRVN; via the coding sequence ATGAAAAAAGTACTTTATTTTTTGACAGTAGGTTTGCTTTTAGGACTTTCGTCTTGTAGCAGCGAAGACGACCAAGTAATTAATGGTGGTGCAAATGCAACTGTAAATTCTACCAACTTAACAAAAAGAATTGTTGCAGATCCAGGAATAGGAACTACTACAACCCTTAATCTTACTAGTGGATTACTAGCCAACGGAATCACAACAACAGGCGGTAAATATTGGGAAAACACCTATGTTTCGAATACAAAATTAAACGTAGATATCTTTACATTTTCGCATACTGCAGTATCGTCTGGTTATAATTATTGGGATGGTTTTATAGTATCAAATGTAAATGATATTACAAATTATGGTTCTGGTGCAGGAACTGGAGGATCTAATGGATGGGTACCTAACCAATGGGGAGCTATGGCAGGAAGTGGTTTTGGTACATCTTCTACAACAACTCCAGGAAGCCCAGGTACACCGGGCGATCCTTATATAGTAGCGTATTGGTCAAGTTACCAAGATCCTAAAAATCCAGCTGGTACTACCTTTAGTGAATCTAGTTTTTCAAACTGGGTAAAAATTGGAGACACAGGATTGTATGACGTTAAAGGATTAAAAATAAATATGCATCCATGGCCTTATTATGGTTGTTTGTATGGAGACGGTTTTGCACAACCATTTAATCAAGGAGATCGTTTTGAATTATTGATTTATGGAGTAAACCAAAACGGAATCATCTCAGCGCCAATTGTACATTCATTAGCAGATTATACAGGATCTTCTTTAGTGATGCCAACGGGTTGGAAAAATGTTAATACAACTAACCTTCAGAATTTAGGAGCAGTTAAATACCTAATTTTCCAAATGTATTCTTCAGATTCACACCCAATTTACGGAATGAATACAGCTGCCTATTTTTGCTTAGACAAGCTTTCGGTAAAACGAGTAAACTAA
- a CDS encoding cell surface protein has product MNNKITKHFRMLLLLFIGVLVTNCSSSDESSDDKNPPTGNIGNNEFNAQRATIVAVTTNSTVSADATYSWSVTTAASDNYSLANTSAKEALFVATEIGIYELAVVINDKGATQTQKVKVFVSKEAKEYKTFIAKVFDFKPAPGQFINDLPIANDGESYDKILTRANSYLAKKNGDLISLGAFGGYIVFGFDHTIANVKGKRDFRVLGNAFWAEANPNPNQTMRGGSSEAGVIMVSYDKNKNGLPDDEWYEIEGGGHKMEKTIKNYEITYYRPDPNKVPVPGGGTGTVLFTDMEYILWKDNQGKTGYLAQNNAYNHSLDYWPKWLKDQDKITFKGTRLPDNAIDESGTGSYFVQYAFLYGYADNAPNNDNDSAIDIDWAIDKNGNKIHLPGIDFVKVYNGLNQQAGWLGETSTEIMGATDLHLLGENIPTRP; this is encoded by the coding sequence ATGAATAATAAAATAACAAAACACTTTAGAATGCTATTGCTTTTATTTATAGGAGTTCTAGTGACTAATTGTTCTAGCAGTGACGAAAGTTCTGATGATAAAAATCCTCCAACAGGTAATATTGGAAACAACGAGTTTAATGCTCAAAGAGCCACCATAGTAGCTGTAACAACAAACAGTACGGTAAGCGCCGATGCAACATATAGTTGGAGTGTAACAACAGCTGCATCAGATAATTATTCTCTAGCAAATACTTCTGCAAAAGAAGCCTTATTTGTAGCAACAGAAATTGGAATTTACGAACTGGCAGTAGTTATAAATGATAAAGGAGCTACGCAAACACAAAAGGTTAAAGTATTTGTAAGCAAAGAAGCGAAAGAATACAAAACCTTTATAGCCAAAGTATTTGATTTTAAACCAGCTCCTGGGCAATTCATAAACGATTTACCAATAGCCAATGATGGCGAAAGCTATGATAAAATTTTAACTAGAGCCAACAGTTATCTAGCGAAGAAAAATGGAGATCTAATTTCGCTTGGGGCATTTGGAGGTTATATTGTTTTTGGGTTTGATCATACTATTGCTAATGTAAAAGGCAAACGTGATTTTAGAGTTTTAGGCAATGCTTTTTGGGCAGAGGCAAATCCCAATCCAAATCAAACCATGCGTGGCGGAAGCAGTGAAGCAGGAGTTATAATGGTGTCGTACGACAAAAACAAAAATGGACTTCCAGATGATGAATGGTACGAGATAGAAGGTGGTGGGCATAAAATGGAAAAAACCATCAAAAATTATGAAATCACTTATTACAGACCTGATCCCAACAAAGTGCCAGTTCCGGGTGGAGGCACAGGCACAGTGCTTTTTACAGATATGGAATACATATTATGGAAAGACAATCAAGGTAAAACGGGTTATTTAGCACAAAATAATGCTTATAACCATTCATTAGACTACTGGCCAAAATGGCTTAAAGATCAAGATAAAATTACTTTTAAAGGCACTAGACTACCGGACAATGCCATTGACGAAAGCGGAACAGGAAGCTATTTTGTTCAATATGCATTTTTATACGGATATGCAGATAATGCCCCTAACAATGATAACGATTCGGCAATAGATATTGATTGGGCAATAGATAAAAACGGAAACAAAATCCACCTTCCGGGAATTGATTTTGTAAAAGTTTACAATGGACTTAATCAGCAAGCAGGATGGCTTGGTGAAACATCTACCGAAATAATGGGAGCTACAGACTTACATCTTTTGGGTGAAAACATTCCTACCAGACCATAA
- a CDS encoding DUF5074 domain-containing protein, translated as MKKITTKLVLGLFIALAFVSCREDEVIFLSSDKSVAAPRSDGNIEGFYLLNEGNMGMNRASIDVFNYRTGNYTTDVYSERNPTVVKELGDVGNDIKIYGNKVYAVINCSNKVEVVDKWTTKRIKKIDIPNCRYITFYKNKAYVSSYSGPVAINPNAEIGFVAEIDTTSLEIKRKVNVGYQPEQMVVHNGKLYVANSGGYRVPNYDRTVSVIDLETFTEIKKIDVGINLYSMQIDSRGDIYVSSRGDYYNTPSNLFVIDTKTDEKKQQLDIPVLGMCLVDDLLYYYSVSWSYLTNSNKVSYGILDTKTKKIISDKIITDGTDKQIMIPYGLQVNPETKEIYITDAQNYVVTGYIYCFTPEGKLKWKTTAGNIPAHIAFITKK; from the coding sequence ATGAAAAAGATAACAACAAAATTAGTATTAGGCTTATTTATAGCTCTTGCCTTTGTTTCTTGTAGAGAAGATGAAGTTATTTTTCTGTCCTCAGACAAAAGTGTTGCTGCTCCAAGAAGCGATGGCAATATAGAAGGTTTTTACCTTCTTAATGAGGGTAATATGGGAATGAACAGAGCAAGCATTGATGTGTTTAATTACCGAACTGGAAATTATACAACCGATGTTTATTCTGAACGTAACCCAACAGTTGTAAAAGAGCTAGGCGATGTAGGTAACGATATAAAAATATATGGCAATAAGGTTTATGCTGTAATCAATTGCTCTAATAAGGTTGAAGTAGTAGATAAATGGACTACAAAGCGCATAAAAAAAATTGACATTCCCAATTGTCGTTATATAACTTTCTATAAAAACAAGGCATACGTAAGTTCATACTCAGGCCCTGTAGCTATTAATCCAAATGCGGAGATAGGCTTTGTAGCCGAGATTGACACAACATCATTGGAAATCAAACGAAAAGTAAACGTTGGGTATCAGCCTGAACAAATGGTGGTGCATAACGGGAAATTATATGTTGCAAATTCAGGTGGATATAGAGTGCCTAATTACGACAGAACTGTATCTGTAATCGACCTTGAAACTTTTACTGAAATAAAAAAAATAGATGTAGGCATCAATCTCTATAGTATGCAAATAGACAGTAGAGGTGATATTTATGTTAGCTCTAGAGGCGATTATTACAATACACCATCAAACCTTTTTGTAATAGACACAAAAACAGATGAGAAGAAACAACAACTAGATATTCCGGTTTTAGGAATGTGCCTAGTAGATGATTTACTCTATTACTACAGTGTGTCTTGGAGCTACCTCACCAATAGCAATAAGGTGAGCTATGGAATATTAGATACAAAAACAAAAAAAATAATTAGCGATAAGATAATCACAGACGGTACAGACAAGCAAATAATGATTCCTTATGGGCTACAAGTAAATCCTGAAACAAAAGAAATATATATAACCGATGCGCAAAATTATGTCGTAACAGGTTACATCTACTGTTTTACTCCTGAAGGAAAATTAAAATGGAAGACTACTGCGGGAAATATTCCGGCACATATTGCTTTTATAACCAAAAAATAA